GCCGCCCCAAATGATGCCAAAGGTATTGTATGGATAACAAATACTCTTGAGATGTTACTCATATTTTCAACCGCACTTATAGGTATGTTTGCATTTTCTTCTGCGCTTCAAGGTTTTTTTGTAACAAGAGTGCAAATTTGGGAGAGAGTTTTACTGCTTGCGGTAGTGCCTCTTGTCTTGGTTCCAAATATGTGCGTTAAATATATAGCCGCTATTCCAAACGAATATTTATCTTATGCTATCGGAGTAGGTATTTACGGACTTGTTTTTGCATATCAGTGGATTACAAATAAGAAAAATACATAGTTTTTAAATTAAGATTTTTTAATTTTTTATTAATTGTGTTTATTTTAGAATAATAATATTTTTTATTTTAGGGTTATTAAATATGAATAAATTTAAAATTTCTTGGTTTAAATTTGTAATTTTAAATACTTTTATAGTTTTTCTTTGTAACTTTACCTTGTTTAGATATATCTATTCAAATTTGGATGTAATTAATAATATTTTTATGACTATTACACTTCCTATTATGTGCTTTTGTATTTGGGCTAGTATTTTATCTATCTTATATTTACCGTATTTAACTAAAATTATAAGTATTATTATTATATCTGTGTCATCACTGTCTCTTTATTTTATGTATTTTTATGGTGTTATTATAGATAGTGATATGATAAATAATTTATTTGAAACTGATACAAAAGAGGCTTTGAGTTTTATAAATTTAAAATTTATAGCTTGGATTTTGTTTTTTGTTATACTTCCTTGTTTGTTTATATTCATTGTCAGGATAGATTACGGATCTTTTAAAAGGCATTTGGCTGTAAAATTTGGTTTTGTATTTTTATGTTTGGCTGTGGCGGGGATATTTTTGTTTTTGCAAACAAACACTATGATCCCTTTTGCTAGAAATCATAATAAAATAAAATCATATCACACTCCATTTTATCAAATTTACTCTGTCAGAAAATATTTTGTAAAAAAATATATTATAAGCAAAAAGAAGTTAGAACTAATCGCAACAGACGCCATAAAAGCACTAAATGCCGATACTAAGCTTATGGTTTTTGTAATAGGTGAAACGGCTAGAGCAGCCAATTACTCACTTGGCGGTTACAAAGGCAATGAAACGAATTTTTACCTTAAAAATGTAGAAAATTTGACATATTTTTCTAATGTTTATTCTTGTGGTACATCTACTGCTATCTCTGTTCCTTGTATGTTTTCTAAATCAACCAGAAGCGAATTTAGTGACACTCAGTATCAAGAAAATGCACTTGATGTTTTAAAAAGAGTAGGTGTTGATACTATATGGCTTGGTAATAATACAGGCGGCTGTAAAGGAGTTTGTGATAGGCTTGATAAGCAAGGTGTGAAGTATTTTGGTGGTGGATTTGATGCGGATATGCTTGATGATATAAAAAATAGTATAAATGAAACAACTAAAGATAGAATCATTATTGTGCATTTGCAAGGCTCTCATGGACCAACTTACTATCAAAGATATCCAAAGGAATTTGATAAATTTAAGCCTACATGTGATACAAATGAGCTTGGTAAATGTTCTCCTGAGTCTATAAGAAATACGTATGATAATACTTTGTTGTATACAGATTATTTCTTAAACGAGATAATTAATATAGTTAAAGACAAAGGTATTAAAGATAGCACGCTTTGGTATGTTTCAGATCATGGAGAGAGTCTTGGCGAAGATGGTCTTTATTTGCACGGGATGCCTTATCTTGTTGCTCCAGATTACCAAAAGCATGTTCCTATGGTGCTTTTTTCAAATAATGATTTAATATTTAAAAGCTTTAATGATAAAGCCTACAATAATTTATCGCATGATAATGTTTTTAGTTCGCTACTCGGGTATTTTGGTGTAAAAACTAAGGATTATAAAAAAGATTATGATTTGTTTAGTGATTAGATTAGAAATATTATGAAGATAGCCATTTTTGACTCAGGGCTTGGCGGGCTTAGCGTATTAAATGAGGCTATTAAAAAATTGCCTAACGAGCAGTTTTTATATTACGCGGACAGGCAAAATGTTCCTTATGGATTAAAAACAAAAGAGCAAATTTTATCTTACACTACTCATGCTTTTAAATTTATGCAAGAAAAAGACGTAAAAGCGGTAGTTGTAGCTTGTAATACCGCCACTAGTGCAGCTATAAACGAGCTAAGAGAGGAGTTTGCTATACCTATTATAGGGATGGAGCCTGCTGTTAAAAAGGCTGCAGATATGTTTAAAAACTCACGTACAATCATAATCGCAACTCCAGTAACGGTAAAAGGTAAAAAGTTAAAAGATCTCATAGATCGTTTTGACAATAAGAGTTTAATAGATTTAGTTGCCTTGCCTAAGCTTGTTGAATTTGCAGAAAACGAGGAGTTTTGCTCTCAAAGAGTGTGTGAATATTTAAAAAATGAACTGCTAAAATTTGATCTCATTAATTACTCTTCGCTTGTTCTTGGATGCACACATTTTAATTATTTTAAAGATACTTTAAGAGAAATTTTGCCACCAAATATAAAATTTATAGATGGCAATGAAGGGACTGTAAATAAACTA
This Campylobacter sp. RM16192 DNA region includes the following protein-coding sequences:
- the murI gene encoding glutamate racemase, whose product is MKIAIFDSGLGGLSVLNEAIKKLPNEQFLYYADRQNVPYGLKTKEQILSYTTHAFKFMQEKDVKAVVVACNTATSAAINELREEFAIPIIGMEPAVKKAADMFKNSRTIIIATPVTVKGKKLKDLIDRFDNKSLIDLVALPKLVEFAENEEFCSQRVCEYLKNELLKFDLINYSSLVLGCTHFNYFKDTLREILPPNIKFIDGNEGTVNKLKSELERLNLIEYSIQTIDYYYSDVKISNKAELERIERHLKRLDKMILID
- a CDS encoding phosphoethanolamine transferase, which produces MNKFKISWFKFVILNTFIVFLCNFTLFRYIYSNLDVINNIFMTITLPIMCFCIWASILSILYLPYLTKIISIIIISVSSLSLYFMYFYGVIIDSDMINNLFETDTKEALSFINLKFIAWILFFVILPCLFIFIVRIDYGSFKRHLAVKFGFVFLCLAVAGIFLFLQTNTMIPFARNHNKIKSYHTPFYQIYSVRKYFVKKYIISKKKLELIATDAIKALNADTKLMVFVIGETARAANYSLGGYKGNETNFYLKNVENLTYFSNVYSCGTSTAISVPCMFSKSTRSEFSDTQYQENALDVLKRVGVDTIWLGNNTGGCKGVCDRLDKQGVKYFGGGFDADMLDDIKNSINETTKDRIIIVHLQGSHGPTYYQRYPKEFDKFKPTCDTNELGKCSPESIRNTYDNTLLYTDYFLNEIINIVKDKGIKDSTLWYVSDHGESLGEDGLYLHGMPYLVAPDYQKHVPMVLFSNNDLIFKSFNDKAYNNLSHDNVFSSLLGYFGVKTKDYKKDYDLFSD